A window of Spodoptera frugiperda isolate SF20-4 chromosome 17, AGI-APGP_CSIRO_Sfru_2.0, whole genome shotgun sequence contains these coding sequences:
- the LOC118276565 gene encoding uncharacterized protein LOC118276565 isoform X1, translating into MLEYLTLFVSSYMLVFVCGNRILDSLNFMRPLPKNSEGLNLNDSYFGSLDNYQVNAVPTSESKYPWIARVIHSRSSYVPHMCTAACIDEAIFVTAARCIFNLKVNYTRVLYNSKFYDTLAFVVPSVPTKQAYDDIGFIVVRAKNTKSWQVINLFNGANRTDGAYQWFAKLDMFYGPMKYKVVGYAMRKWINKIRVPERHYDLSELDVVVNLEICNKILAKKKAKILFRVPCYHSCTAEEFEKNNAKCNRYHGVEGGALIDTISNKLVGIATWGINYDKYEVPVGFSVVNSENFFKDYRCAKLIRDDKGSLDVKGYYQSLCDD; encoded by the exons atgTTGGAGTACTTGACATTATTTGTTTCAAGTTATATGCTGGTATTCGTTTGTGGGAATCGAATATTGGACTCTCTAAACTTCATGAGGCCGCTTCCGAAAAATTCTGAAGGCCTCAACCTAAATGATTCTT ATTTCGGGTCATTAGATAACTACCAAGTGAATGCGGTTCCGACGAGTGAGTCGAAGTACCCGTGGATAGCGCGCGTGATACACTCGCGCAGTTCGTACGTCCCGCACATGTGCACCGCGGCCTGCATCGACGAGGCCATCTTCGTCACTGCTGCCCGAtgtatttttaa TTTAAAAGTAAACTACACGAGAGTGCTATACAACTCGAAATTCTACGACACTTTAGCGTTTGTGGTGCCTTCGGTGCCGACCAAACAGGCTTACGATGACATAGGTTTCATAGTGGTTCGCGCAAAGAACACCAAGTCGTGGCAAGTGATCAACCTGTTTAATGGAGCCAACAGAACTGACGGAGCGTACCAATGGTTCGCGAAGCTCGACATGTTCTACGGCCCGATGAAATACAAAGTTGTTGGATACGCTATGAGAAAG TGGATTAACAAAATAAGAGTGCCAGAGAGGCATTATGACCTATCAGAACTTGACGTCGTGGTGAATTTagaaatatgtaacaaaatccTGGCGAAGAAAAAAGCTAAAATACTTTTCCGCGTCCCATGCTACCACTCGTGTACCGCCGAAGAGTTTGAGAAGAATAATGCCAAATGTAACAGATATCATGGGGTGGAAGGTGGCGCCCTCATTGACACAATATCCAATAAACTAGTAGGGATTGCGACATGGGGCATTAATTACGATAAATATGAAGTACCGGTTGGTTTCTCTGTGGTGAATTCAGAGAATTTCTTCAAAGATTACCGTTGTGCAAAACTGATACGAGACGATAAAGGTTCGTTAGATGTGAAGGGGTATTACCAAAGTCTGTGCGATGattaa
- the LOC118276647 gene encoding coatomer subunit delta isoform X1: protein MVLIAATVCTKSGKALVSRQFVEMTKARIEGLLAAFPKLMTGGRQHTFVETESVRYVYQPLDKLYMLLITTKASNILEDLETLRLFSRVVPEYCTQLTEAEVLNQAFNLLFAFDEIVALGYRESVNLAQVRSFVEMDSHEEKIYQAVRQTQEREAANRMRERAKELQRERLEAAKRGVPTRSQMSFGSSYSSSNMSSAASAEPIAEKIPTTPARETSRPAGRSAMKLGSRGTDTESFVSRLRSEGDAVSAAAAPAKQDLAKPPPPDHKDVHLRFEERLTLVAGRDGDVQNFELSGLLTLRISNEQYARIHVHVDNQDPRPLQLQTHPNVDKEAFRANGVIGLKQSQRAFPLHSDVGVLKWRLNANDDKLAPLSVNCWPSEGAGGGCDVNIEYELEHDHLTLSDVNIHIPLPSGNTSVIVHQWEGSYAQKGRTLTWSIPIINKQQKSGSLEFTVTPAIPNDFFPLTVTWTSDTSLALLKATKVTFAEDSTPVDYSQEISFHPDKYEIV from the exons ATG GTGCTTATAGCGGCTACAGTATGTACGAAGTCAGGGAAAG CATTGGTGTCACGTCAGTTCGTGGAGATGACGAAGGCGCGTATCGAGGGGTTGCTGGCTGCCTTCCCCAAGCTCATGACTGGAGGTAGACAGCACACCTTCGTGGAAACTGAGTCTGTCAG GTATGTGTACCAACCACTGGACAAACTGTACATGCTGCTCATCACAACCAAAGCCAGTAACATCCTCGAGGATCTGGAGACATTGCGCTTGTTCAGTAGAGTG GTCCCGGAATACTGCACTCAGCTGACAGAGGCCGAGGTGTTGAACCAGGCATTCAACCTGCTGTTTGCATTCGATGAGATTGTGGCTCTCGGCTACAGGGAGAGTGTCAACTTGGCACAG GTGCGGTCATTCGTGGAGATGGACTCCCATGAAGAGAAGATTTACCAAGCTGTGCGTCAG ACCCAAGAGCGCGAGGCCGCCAACCGTATGCGCGAGCGTGCCAAGGAGCTGCAGCGAGAGAGGCTGGAGGCAGCCAAGCGGGGCGTGCCCACACGGAGCCAGATGTCCTTCG GCAGCAGTTACAGTAGCTCCAACATGTCTTCGGCCGCGTCCGCTGAACCCATCGCTGAGAAGATCCCCACTACGCCTGCGCGCGAGAC CAGTCGTCCGGCGGGTCGGTCGGCCATGAAGCTGGGGTCGCGCGGCACGGACACGGAGTCGTTCGTGTCGCGGCTGCGCAGCGAGGGCGACGCCGTGTCGGCCGCCGCGGCGCCCGCCAAGCAGGACCTCGCCAAGCCGCCGCCGCCCGACCACAAGGA TGTCCACCTACGGTTTGAGGAGCGCCTCACTCTGGTGGCGGGCAGAGACGGTGACGTACAGAACTTTGAACTTAGCG GTCTCCTGACGCTGCGCATCAGCAACGAGCAGTACGCGCGCATCCACGTACACGTCGACAACCAGGATCCTAGACCACTGCAGCTGCAG ACGCACCCGAACGTGGACAAGGAGGCGTTCCGCGCGAACGGCGTGATCGGGCTGAAGCAGTCGCAGCGCGCCTTCCCGCTGCACTCCGACGTCGGCGTCCTCAAGTGGAGGCTCAACGCCAACGACGACAAGCTCGCGCCGCTCTCCG TGAACTGCTGGCCGTCAgagggcgcgggcggcgggtgCGACGTGAACATCGAGTACGAGCTGGAACACGACCATCTCACGCTCAGCGACGTCAACATACACATCCCACTGCC TTCTGGCAACACGTCCGTGATAGTCCACCAGTGGGAGGGCAGCTACGCGCAGAAGGGACGCACTCTCACCTGGAGCATACCCATCATTAACAAACAACAGAAGTCCGGCAGCCTCGAGTTCAC TGTGACGCCGGCGATACCAAATGACTTCTTCCCTCTGACGGTGACCTGGACCTCCGACACGTCCCTCGCCCTCCTGAAGGCCACGAAGGTGACATTCGCAGAGGACAGCACGCCCGTAGACTACTCACAGGAGATCAGCTTCCATCCCGACAAGTATGAGATCGTTTAA
- the LOC118276647 gene encoding coatomer subunit delta isoform X2, with amino-acid sequence MVLIAATVCTKSGKALVSRQFVEMTKARIEGLLAAFPKLMTGGRQHTFVETESVRYVYQPLDKLYMLLITTKASNILEDLETLRLFSRVVPEYCTQLTEAEVLNQAFNLLFAFDEIVALGYRESVNLAQVRSFVEMDSHEEKIYQAVRQTQEREAANRMRERAKELQRERLEAAKRGVPTRSQMSFGSSYSSSNMSSAASAEPIAEKIPTTPARETSRPAGRSAMKLGSRGTDTESFVSRLRSEGDAVSAAAAPAKQDLAKPPPPDHKDVHLRFEERLTLVAGRDGDVQNFELSGLLTLRISNEQYARIHVHVDNQDPRPLQLQTHPNVDKEAFRANGVIGLKQSQRAFPLHSDVGVLKWRLNANDDKLAPLSVNCWPSEGAGGGCDVNIEYELEHDHLTLSDVNIHIPLPSGNTSVIVHQWEGSYAQKGRTLTWSIPIINKQQKSGSLEFTVTPAIPNDFFPLTVTWTSDTSLALLKATKVTFAEDSTPVDYSQEISFHPDKYEIV; translated from the exons ATG GTGCTTATAGCGGCTACAGTATGTACGAAGTCAGGGAAAG CATTGGTGTCACGTCAGTTCGTGGAGATGACGAAGGCGCGTATCGAGGGGTTGCTGGCTGCCTTCCCCAAGCTCATGACTGGAGGTAGACAGCACACCTTCGTGGAAACTGAGTCTGTCAG GTATGTGTACCAACCACTGGACAAACTGTACATGCTGCTCATCACAACCAAAGCCAGTAACATCCTCGAGGATCTGGAGACATTGCGCTTGTTCAGTAGAGTG GTCCCGGAATACTGCACTCAGCTGACAGAGGCCGAGGTGTTGAACCAGGCATTCAACCTGCTGTTTGCATTCGATGAGATTGTGGCTCTCGGCTACAGGGAGAGTGTCAACTTGGCACAG GTGCGGTCATTCGTGGAGATGGACTCCCATGAAGAGAAGATTTACCAAGCTGTGCGTCAG ACCCAAGAGCGCGAGGCCGCCAACCGTATGCGCGAGCGTGCCAAGGAGCTGCAGCGAGAGAGGCTGGAGGCAGCCAAGCGGGGCGTGCCCACACGGAGCCAGATGTCCTTCG GCAGCAGTTACAGTAGCTCCAACATGTCTTCGGCCGCGTCCGCTGAACCCATCGCTGAGAAGATCCCCACTACGCCTGCGCGCGAGAC CAGTCGTCCGGCGGGTCGGTCGGCCATGAAGCTGGGGTCGCGCGGCACGGACACGGAGTCGTTCGTGTCGCGGCTGCGCAGCGAGGGCGACGCCGTGTCGGCCGCCGCGGCGCCCGCCAAGCAGGACCTCGCCAAGCCGCCGCCGCCCGACCACAAGGA TGTCCACCTACGGTTTGAGGAGCGCCTCACTCTGGTGGCGGGCAGAGACGGTGACGTACAGAACTTTGAACTTAGCG GTCTCCTGACGCTGCGCATCAGCAACGAGCAGTACGCGCGCATCCACGTACACGTCGACAACCAGGATCCTAGACCACTGCAGCTGCAG ACGCACCCGAACGTGGACAAGGAGGCGTTCCGCGCGAACGGCGTGATCGGGCTGAAGCAGTCGCAGCGCGCCTTCCCGCTGCACTCCGACGTCGGCGTCCTCAAGTGGAG GCTTAATGCTAACGACGACAAGCTCGCGCCGCTCTCCg TGAACTGCTGGCCGTCAgagggcgcgggcggcgggtgCGACGTGAACATCGAGTACGAGCTGGAACACGACCATCTCACGCTCAGCGACGTCAACATACACATCCCACTGCC TTCTGGCAACACGTCCGTGATAGTCCACCAGTGGGAGGGCAGCTACGCGCAGAAGGGACGCACTCTCACCTGGAGCATACCCATCATTAACAAACAACAGAAGTCCGGCAGCCTCGAGTTCAC TGTGACGCCGGCGATACCAAATGACTTCTTCCCTCTGACGGTGACCTGGACCTCCGACACGTCCCTCGCCCTCCTGAAGGCCACGAAGGTGACATTCGCAGAGGACAGCACGCCCGTAGACTACTCACAGGAGATCAGCTTCCATCCCGACAAGTATGAGATCGTTTAA
- the LOC118276565 gene encoding uncharacterized protein LOC118276565 isoform X2 → MCVTVDMFMIHVHILFTLFCVSLCQAQNSVALQYFGSLDNYQVNAVPTSESKYPWIARVIHSRSSYVPHMCTAACIDEAIFVTAARCIFNLKVNYTRVLYNSKFYDTLAFVVPSVPTKQAYDDIGFIVVRAKNTKSWQVINLFNGANRTDGAYQWFAKLDMFYGPMKYKVVGYAMRKWINKIRVPERHYDLSELDVVVNLEICNKILAKKKAKILFRVPCYHSCTAEEFEKNNAKCNRYHGVEGGALIDTISNKLVGIATWGINYDKYEVPVGFSVVNSENFFKDYRCAKLIRDDKGSLDVKGYYQSLCDD, encoded by the exons ATGTGTGTGACGGTAGACATGTTCATGATTCACGTTCATattttattcacccttttctgtgtttcgttgtgtcaaGCTCAAAATTCAGTGGCTCTTCAGT ATTTCGGGTCATTAGATAACTACCAAGTGAATGCGGTTCCGACGAGTGAGTCGAAGTACCCGTGGATAGCGCGCGTGATACACTCGCGCAGTTCGTACGTCCCGCACATGTGCACCGCGGCCTGCATCGACGAGGCCATCTTCGTCACTGCTGCCCGAtgtatttttaa TTTAAAAGTAAACTACACGAGAGTGCTATACAACTCGAAATTCTACGACACTTTAGCGTTTGTGGTGCCTTCGGTGCCGACCAAACAGGCTTACGATGACATAGGTTTCATAGTGGTTCGCGCAAAGAACACCAAGTCGTGGCAAGTGATCAACCTGTTTAATGGAGCCAACAGAACTGACGGAGCGTACCAATGGTTCGCGAAGCTCGACATGTTCTACGGCCCGATGAAATACAAAGTTGTTGGATACGCTATGAGAAAG TGGATTAACAAAATAAGAGTGCCAGAGAGGCATTATGACCTATCAGAACTTGACGTCGTGGTGAATTTagaaatatgtaacaaaatccTGGCGAAGAAAAAAGCTAAAATACTTTTCCGCGTCCCATGCTACCACTCGTGTACCGCCGAAGAGTTTGAGAAGAATAATGCCAAATGTAACAGATATCATGGGGTGGAAGGTGGCGCCCTCATTGACACAATATCCAATAAACTAGTAGGGATTGCGACATGGGGCATTAATTACGATAAATATGAAGTACCGGTTGGTTTCTCTGTGGTGAATTCAGAGAATTTCTTCAAAGATTACCGTTGTGCAAAACTGATACGAGACGATAAAGGTTCGTTAGATGTGAAGGGGTATTACCAAAGTCTGTGCGATGattaa